From Diospyros lotus cultivar Yz01 chromosome 4, ASM1463336v1, whole genome shotgun sequence, a single genomic window includes:
- the LOC127799843 gene encoding MDIS1-interacting receptor like kinase 2-like, which translates to MLTLVSDLQLSENNLTGPIPTSIWNLTNLVCLRLHENHLSGLIPTSIGNLTNLTLLYLYSNQLSGPIPHSLGNLNSLTKLALFTNKRIANLTHLERFVINDNKLTGRLPQNLCLDGSLIGLGAANNNLTGNIPKSLRNCNSLFRVRLENNQLEGNLQEEFGVLPSLDYMDLSYNRFTGEIPKNLRELDLLFHLNLSNNKLSGNILAEILGGIPFEIEKLQFLQSLDLGDNNLMGEIPSQLEKMPRLEKLNLSHNMLSGSIPSSFGEQPTSLTSLDISYNNLKGPLPNTKAFEAYGSYRDNDGLYGNQTGLIPCSSLKDRNKVDKSRTKTKLVLLVVVPLVGTLFLLLVVVGIFQFLSKRVVLKAKSEIHVAHNENLFEIWSYDGKIAYENIIEATEDFNEKHCIRRGGCGIVYKAKFSSGLVVAVKKIHPSQDGNLVDLKSFRSEICALTEVRHRNIIKLYDFCSDSRRSFLVYEFLEGGSLENKLRNKEEALRFDWGKRMNAIKGVASGLCYMHHECSHSIIHRDISSKNILFDSKCAAHISDFGTSKLLNLYSSNWTSFPGTFGYAALELAYTMEVNTKLDVYSFGILTLEMLMGKHPCDLISSLSSLCSSSVSSLPSTFHGILLKDVLDNRLPPPEDQMVEEIVVPTKLALACINTNPHLRPSMRQVYVELSKRRPSFESSLHTITLGQLIDIKCI; encoded by the exons ATGTTGACTTTGGTTTCAGATCTTCAGCTCTCAGAAAACAATCTCACAGGCCCAATTCCAACTTCAATTTGGAATTTAACAAACTTAGTCTGTTTAAGACTTCATGAGAACCATCTTTCAGGTTTAATCCCAACTTCGATTGGGAATTTAACCAACTTAACTCTTCTATACCTTTATAGTAACCAACTTTCCGGACCAATCCCTCATTCGTTAGGAAATTTGAATTCCCTTACCAAACTGGCCTTGTTTACTAATAAAAGAATAGCAAATCTTACACATTTAGAGAGATTCGTCATAAACGATAACAAGCTCACTGGTCGTCTACCTCAAAATCTATGCCTAGATGGATCACTCATAGGTCTTGGTGCAGCAAACAACAATTTAACAGGCAACATCCCCAAAAGCTTGCGAAACTGCAATAGCTTGTTTCGAGTTAGGCTCGAGAACAACCAACTAGAGGGTAATTTACAGGAGGAGTTTGGTGTACTACCAAGCTTGGATTACATGGATTTGAGTTATAATCGTTTCACAG GGGAGATCCCTAAGAATTTGAGGGAATTGGACTTACTATTCCACCTTAATTTGAGTAATAACAAGCTTTCTGGCAACATCCTAGCAGAAATACTAG GTGGTATTCcttttgagatagaaaaattacaatttctTCAAAGCCTTGATCTTGGAGACAACAATTTAATGGGTGAAATACCATCTCAGCTTGAGAAAATGCCAAGGTTGGAGAAATTGAATCTCTCCCACAACATGCTTTCTGGTTCCATCCCTTCCTCTTTTGGTGAGCAGCCAACAAGTTTGACATCTCTTGATATATCTTACAATAATTTGAAAGGTCCTCTACCAAACACCAAGGCTTTTGAAGCATATGGATCATACAGAGATAACGACGGTTTGTACGGCAATCAGACGGGCTTGATACCCTGCTCATCACTTAAAGACAGGAACAAGGTGGATAAATCTAGAACAAAAACCAAACTTGTTCTTCTTGTGGTAGTTCCTCTGGTAGGGACTCTATTTCTCTTACTTGTAGTTGTTGGGATCTTTCAATTTTTGAGCAAAAGAGTAGTATTGAAAGCAAAAAGTGAGATCCATGTTGCACATAATGAAAACTTATTTGAAATATGGAGCTATGATGGAAAAATAGCGTATGAAAACATCATAGAAGCAACAGAGGACTTTAATGAGAAACACTGCATTAGACGAGGAGGATGTGGCATTGTTTATAAAGCTAAGTTTTCAAGTGGTTTAGTTGTTGCTGTGAAGAAGATCCATCCTTCGCAAGATGGAAATTTGGTTGATTTAAAAAGCTTTAGGAGTGAGATTTGTGCACTAACAGAGGTACGACATCGTAACATCATAAAGCTTTATGATTTTTGTTCAGATTCACGTCGTTCATTTTTGGTTTATGAGTTCTTAGAAGGAGGTAGCTTGGAGAATAAGCTCAGGAATAAGGAAGAAGCGTTGAGGTTTGACTGGGGCAAACGAATGAATGCTATCAAAGGTGTAGCGAGTGGTTTGTGTTATATGCATCATGAATGTTCACACTCAATCATCCATAGAGACATATCAAGTAAGAATATTTTGTTTGATTCAAAATGTGCTGCTCACATATCTGATTTTGGCACTTCTAAACTCTTAAACCTCTACTCCTCTAATTGGACTTCATTTCCTGGGACCTTTGGATATGCAGCTCTAG AACTTGCTTATACAATGGAAGTGAACACAAAATTGGATGTTTATAGTTTTGGGATTCTAACATTAGAGATGTTAATGGGAAAACACCCATGTGATCTTATCTCATCTCTTTCCTCTTTGTGTTCCTCGTCCGTCTCATCTTTGCCTTCCACTTTCCATGGCATATTATTGAAAGATGTACTAGACAATCGCCTCCCACCACCAGAGGATCAAATGGTTGAGGAAATTGTGGTTCCCACAAAGTTAGCACTTGCTTGCATTAACACCAATCCCCATCTTCGACCATCTATGAGGCAAGTTTATGTGGAGCTATCAAAACGAAGGCCATCTTTTGAGAGTTCATTGCACACAATTACTTTAGGTCAACTCATtgatataaaatgtatttaa